One window of the Rhodococcus sovatensis genome contains the following:
- a CDS encoding energy-coupling factor transporter transmembrane protein EcfT translates to MTTVVLRQVPRPSPIHRLWAGTKLIAVLLISVTIVVAPSWISIGIIVGLLVVTAAIGHIPPTALPRPPLWIWGLFLAGALLNLPLGGDAVLLFLRTTVFAFVLLGASLMIGWTTSMSDIAPAITVLGKPLTKLRLPVDEWAATVALCLRSLPLLIEEMRTMIAARRLRPKSVLNSAADNSIVDLITATMSIAIRRATEMGEAITARGGSGQISAHPSRPHLSDALALVVVVLCCAAAITLTFV, encoded by the coding sequence ATGACCACGGTCGTCCTCCGACAAGTTCCGCGTCCGTCGCCGATCCATCGTCTGTGGGCCGGAACGAAATTGATCGCGGTCTTGTTGATCAGTGTCACCATCGTCGTTGCTCCGTCATGGATTTCGATCGGCATAATCGTCGGACTTCTCGTCGTGACTGCCGCGATCGGACATATTCCTCCTACGGCGCTTCCCCGTCCGCCACTGTGGATCTGGGGATTGTTCCTGGCCGGCGCACTACTCAATCTGCCTCTCGGAGGCGATGCCGTTCTCCTCTTTCTCCGTACCACCGTGTTCGCGTTCGTATTGCTCGGTGCGTCGCTGATGATCGGGTGGACGACATCGATGAGCGATATCGCCCCGGCGATAACGGTGCTCGGGAAGCCGTTGACGAAGCTGCGGTTGCCGGTCGACGAGTGGGCCGCAACCGTCGCACTGTGCCTGCGATCCTTGCCTCTGCTGATCGAGGAGATGCGGACCATGATCGCCGCACGACGGCTTCGACCGAAGTCCGTACTGAACAGTGCCGCAGACAATTCCATCGTGGATCTCATCACCGCCACGATGTCGATCGCGATCCGGCGTGCCACCGAGATGGGTGAGGCCATCACCGCCCGCGGTGGATCAGGTCAGATTTCGGCACACCCGAGCAGACCGCATCTGTCCGACGCCCTTGCCCTCGTCGTCGTCGTGCTGTGTTGCGCCGCAGCTATCACGCTGACGTTCGTCTGA
- a CDS encoding ABC transporter ATP-binding protein, which translates to MTDSPADATTRTALTPAELATAAVMSSFTVGLSVVAMVVPMATALQIVAAVPMAVVAQRHRTRALVAAAAAGVLVAFAVAGTTTAFTVGMSALLGGLVGRSKRKKQGLLSVLATSAVVGPAIGLVSVGILFLLTPLRELFLRTIENTVEGVARLMSRAEILVSPADVLRGSVGAILDNWWWWILGTTSLSIIVGALFTWLILGAVLDRLATIPVVEHLPTSGAGTVAPLPLQLTGVGFRYGESRTAALTDINLTVDFGEFIAVVGHNGSGKSTLARILAGRAPTSGHVARPGVAGLGLIGGTAVVSQRPESQVLGSRVSDDVVWGLPPGHELDVDALLAEVGLTGMGDRDTSSLSGGQLQRLAVASALARQPALLIADEATAMIDAEGRTTLVALLAALPKRHRMSVVLVTHQELETTAADRVIHLHSGVQVDHVPEWMRAPLTGSARPLHSGSHQRTGPALMHLRGIAHTYNRRTPWSQRALDGVDLTIATGDGILILGGNGSGKSTLAWVLAGLTKPSEGSAEFNGSDISRNVGAVGLAFQHSRLQLQRRTVAEDIESAGGPEVGSAAVSRAMDAVGLDRLLAGREIDSLSGGQMRRVVIAGLVVNKPRILVLDEPLAGLDPPGRTEITEVLGTLRRQGIAVVVISHDIDGMDRICDRTITLDTGRIVSELATPGVPS; encoded by the coding sequence GTGACCGACAGCCCCGCAGACGCGACCACGCGAACAGCATTGACGCCGGCGGAGTTGGCGACCGCGGCGGTCATGAGCAGCTTCACAGTGGGGCTGTCGGTCGTCGCGATGGTCGTACCGATGGCCACCGCCCTACAGATCGTCGCGGCAGTACCGATGGCTGTGGTCGCGCAACGACACCGCACCCGTGCGCTGGTCGCAGCTGCTGCCGCCGGAGTTCTCGTTGCCTTCGCCGTAGCGGGCACCACCACGGCGTTCACCGTCGGAATGTCGGCGCTGCTCGGCGGTCTGGTAGGCAGGAGCAAGCGTAAGAAGCAAGGTCTCCTGTCTGTTCTCGCTACGTCCGCGGTGGTCGGACCCGCCATCGGACTCGTCAGCGTCGGTATCCTCTTCCTTCTGACCCCGCTGCGCGAGCTGTTTCTCCGGACGATCGAGAACACTGTCGAGGGTGTCGCAAGACTGATGTCGAGGGCCGAAATTCTGGTGTCCCCCGCAGACGTGTTGCGTGGCAGCGTCGGCGCGATCCTCGACAACTGGTGGTGGTGGATCCTCGGCACGACAAGTCTGTCCATCATCGTCGGGGCACTGTTCACGTGGCTGATTCTCGGCGCGGTCCTCGACCGACTGGCCACGATTCCGGTCGTCGAACATCTACCTACGTCAGGCGCCGGCACCGTAGCGCCCTTGCCGCTACAACTGACGGGCGTCGGATTTCGATACGGTGAATCCCGCACCGCCGCACTGACGGACATAAATCTCACCGTCGACTTCGGTGAGTTCATCGCAGTCGTCGGACACAACGGTTCCGGGAAATCGACGCTCGCTCGGATTCTCGCCGGCCGCGCTCCGACGTCGGGACATGTTGCCCGCCCCGGAGTGGCCGGGCTCGGTTTGATCGGCGGCACCGCAGTGGTCTCGCAGCGACCCGAAAGCCAAGTGCTCGGCAGCCGAGTATCCGACGACGTGGTGTGGGGACTCCCGCCGGGCCACGAACTCGACGTCGACGCGTTGCTCGCCGAGGTCGGTCTGACCGGGATGGGCGATCGCGACACCTCGTCGCTGTCCGGTGGCCAGCTACAACGACTCGCGGTGGCTTCCGCTCTGGCTCGCCAGCCTGCGCTTTTGATCGCCGACGAGGCAACAGCGATGATCGACGCCGAAGGCCGGACGACGCTGGTGGCCCTGCTCGCCGCTCTGCCGAAGCGCCATCGGATGTCGGTCGTCCTCGTCACCCACCAGGAGCTCGAGACGACTGCCGCCGATCGAGTGATTCATCTGCACAGCGGAGTCCAGGTCGACCATGTGCCCGAATGGATGCGTGCCCCGCTCACCGGATCGGCACGGCCCCTTCACAGCGGATCTCATCAGCGCACGGGACCGGCACTGATGCATCTGCGCGGCATCGCACACACCTACAACCGCAGAACTCCGTGGTCGCAGCGCGCCCTCGACGGAGTGGACCTGACGATCGCCACGGGTGACGGCATCCTGATCCTCGGCGGCAATGGATCCGGAAAGTCCACTCTGGCTTGGGTTCTCGCAGGCCTGACGAAGCCCTCGGAGGGATCCGCCGAATTCAACGGTAGCGACATCAGTCGCAACGTCGGAGCCGTCGGTCTCGCATTTCAGCACTCACGGCTGCAGCTGCAGCGGCGAACGGTTGCCGAGGACATCGAATCCGCCGGCGGTCCCGAAGTCGGCTCCGCAGCGGTGTCACGCGCCATGGATGCAGTCGGATTGGATCGGCTTCTTGCGGGCCGCGAAATCGACTCGCTGAGCGGCGGTCAGATGCGACGCGTGGTCATCGCAGGTCTCGTGGTCAACAAGCCGAGAATCCTCGTACTCGACGAACCCCTCGCCGGGCTCGACCCACCGGGACGGACCGAGATCACCGAGGTACTCGGAACGCTGCGCCGTCAAGGGATTGCAGTGGTAGTGATCTCGCACGACATCGACGGCATGGATCGAATCTGCGACCGGACCATCACCCTCGACACCGGCCGTATCGTGTCCGAACTTGCTACGCCGGGGGTGCCGTCATGA
- a CDS encoding GNAT family N-acetyltransferase, whose protein sequence is MITVDEEQWETPVGAQLRAAQRAELDARYGTSDHEPGAAPSVADIAVFVVARDHNAVGIGCGGLRLLGNDEAEIKRMYVVPAQRGRGASVAILRRLEDSARGLGIRVLKLETGPGQPDAVRFYEREGYSKIDPFGAYVDEPTSLCFARTL, encoded by the coding sequence GTGATCACCGTCGACGAAGAACAATGGGAAACCCCGGTAGGCGCCCAGCTGCGGGCGGCACAACGAGCCGAGCTCGATGCCCGGTACGGCACCAGCGATCACGAACCCGGCGCGGCGCCGTCGGTCGCCGACATCGCCGTCTTCGTCGTCGCGCGTGACCACAACGCCGTCGGGATCGGGTGCGGCGGTCTCCGGTTGCTCGGCAACGACGAAGCTGAGATCAAGCGCATGTATGTCGTCCCCGCACAACGAGGACGCGGTGCTTCTGTCGCAATCCTGCGCCGACTCGAGGACAGTGCGCGAGGGTTGGGAATTCGCGTACTGAAGCTCGAGACCGGACCAGGTCAGCCGGACGCCGTTCGGTTCTACGAGCGCGAAGGGTATTCGAAGATCGATCCCTTCGGCGCCTACGTAGATGAACCGACGTCGCTGTGTTTTGCTCGAACGCTGTAG
- a CDS encoding DEAD/DEAH box helicase: MTTFASLGVPHALADVLSSQGKTEPFPIQADTLPDTLVGRDVLGRGKTGSGKTLAFAIPMVARLAGQLPGNRKPGRPRGLILAPTRELATQIAVAIEPLAAAYKLKVTTIFGGVSQNRQVSALNGGVDIVVACPGRLEDLMKQRHVSLDAVQITVLDEADHMADLGFLPVVTRILAATPQKGQRLLFSATLDNGVDKLVKRFLTDQVTHSVDEATSHVEAMTHSVFEVDGVEAKKKLVQQLASGTGRRILFMRTKHQARKLAKQLTDAGIPSVDLHGNLSQAARDRNLLAFSSGDARVLVATDVAARGVHVDDVQLVVHVDPPAEHKAYLHRSGRTARAGSAGDVVTVVLPEQRKDTAILLRKADIKVTPIRVTADSPQVAELVGEQARYVQPAPKAAPQPQRQGTPRPRNGAPRGGGQRQHAAVGGRRRRPAGPAASQRTR, encoded by the coding sequence ATGACTACCTTTGCTTCACTCGGCGTACCGCACGCTCTCGCCGACGTTCTCTCTTCACAGGGCAAGACCGAACCGTTCCCCATCCAGGCCGACACCCTGCCCGACACCCTCGTAGGACGCGACGTCCTCGGGCGCGGCAAGACCGGCAGCGGCAAGACCCTCGCCTTCGCAATCCCCATGGTCGCCCGGCTCGCCGGACAGCTCCCCGGCAACCGCAAGCCCGGTCGCCCGCGCGGACTGATCCTCGCCCCGACCCGCGAGCTCGCAACTCAGATCGCCGTCGCCATCGAACCGCTGGCAGCGGCATACAAGCTCAAGGTCACCACCATCTTCGGTGGCGTCTCGCAGAATCGTCAGGTCTCGGCACTCAACGGCGGAGTCGACATCGTCGTCGCATGCCCCGGTCGTCTCGAAGACCTCATGAAGCAGCGCCACGTGAGCCTCGATGCAGTGCAGATCACCGTGCTCGACGAAGCCGACCACATGGCCGACCTCGGCTTCCTCCCGGTCGTGACGCGTATCCTCGCCGCCACACCGCAGAAGGGACAGCGTCTGCTGTTCTCCGCGACACTGGACAACGGCGTCGACAAGCTGGTCAAGCGCTTCCTCACCGACCAGGTCACCCACTCGGTCGACGAAGCCACCTCACACGTCGAAGCGATGACGCACAGCGTCTTCGAGGTCGACGGCGTCGAAGCGAAGAAGAAGCTCGTCCAGCAGCTCGCGTCGGGAACCGGTCGCCGGATCCTGTTCATGCGCACCAAGCACCAGGCTCGCAAGCTCGCCAAGCAGCTCACCGACGCCGGCATTCCGTCCGTCGACCTGCACGGCAACCTGTCTCAGGCAGCGCGTGACCGCAACCTGCTCGCCTTCTCTTCGGGTGACGCTCGTGTTCTCGTCGCCACCGACGTTGCCGCACGCGGAGTCCACGTCGACGATGTCCAGCTCGTCGTCCACGTCGATCCGCCCGCCGAGCACAAGGCGTACCTGCACCGCTCCGGCCGCACCGCTCGTGCGGGAAGCGCCGGAGACGTCGTCACGGTCGTCCTGCCCGAACAGCGCAAAGACACTGCAATTCTGCTGCGCAAGGCCGACATCAAGGTGACGCCCATTCGGGTCACTGCAGATTCGCCTCAGGTAGCCGAGCTGGTCGGTGAGCAGGCCCGTTACGTACAGCCTGCACCCAAGGCGGCGCCTCAGCCGCAGCGTCAGGGAACACCCCGTCCGCGCAACGGCGCTCCTCGCGGAGGCGGTCAGCGTCAGCACGCCGCCGTCGGTGGACGTCGTCGCCGGCCCGCAGGTCCAGCGGCAAGCCAGCGGACTCGCTGA
- a CDS encoding HNH endonuclease signature motif containing protein, which yields MEASEVLKLVAQLQQSTGIVDATAGIDLISALETLKSTCSAVQASATDGVATAIAEQRRAIGKPKAQWRAGVASQIGLARRESPNKGGRFLGLARALIHEMPHTYARLLAGELNEWRVTLLVRETACLTVEDRQVIDKRLCSDPATLKNLGDKTIESKAKVLAAQLDPASVVKKKQKAFSQRRTSTRPQPDYMCEFKTLTSMDRAVSMWATLRKAADSIVGVGSETRTRDQVMADLAYERITGATTAKAGAAVAVNLVLSDETLLAGSKEPAHLDGYGEIPASIARQLVRDALAEDVRVTLRKLYAEPSSGALTAMESKSRTFPTALARLIDLRDRRCRTPWCDAPIRHRDHIRSFARGGKTTANNGAGLCAACNHAKEADGWESGPRPKSKGVVHVYDFETPTGHAYSSEAPRMPVARRYSSFFEHELTLNMTAA from the coding sequence GTGGAAGCATCCGAAGTTCTGAAGTTGGTTGCGCAGCTGCAGCAGTCGACGGGCATCGTCGACGCCACTGCCGGGATCGACCTGATCTCTGCGCTCGAAACCTTGAAGTCGACCTGTTCGGCCGTTCAAGCCAGCGCAACCGATGGCGTGGCTACTGCGATCGCCGAGCAGAGGCGCGCAATCGGTAAACCGAAGGCGCAGTGGCGCGCTGGGGTTGCCTCACAGATCGGCCTCGCCAGGCGCGAATCGCCGAACAAAGGGGGCCGATTCCTCGGCCTTGCTCGTGCACTGATTCACGAAATGCCACACACGTATGCACGGCTGCTGGCGGGTGAGCTCAACGAATGGCGAGTGACGCTGCTCGTGCGTGAAACAGCATGCCTGACAGTCGAAGACCGACAGGTCATCGACAAGCGGCTGTGCTCGGACCCGGCAACTCTGAAGAACCTCGGCGACAAAACCATCGAGTCGAAGGCCAAAGTCTTGGCCGCCCAACTCGATCCGGCATCGGTAGTGAAGAAGAAGCAGAAGGCGTTCTCTCAGCGCCGCACCAGCACCCGCCCACAACCCGACTACATGTGCGAATTCAAGACATTGACGTCGATGGACCGCGCCGTCAGCATGTGGGCGACATTGCGTAAGGCCGCCGACTCGATCGTGGGCGTCGGCAGCGAAACACGTACCCGCGACCAGGTCATGGCCGACCTTGCGTACGAACGCATCACAGGCGCCACCACCGCGAAAGCCGGGGCCGCAGTAGCCGTCAACCTCGTACTGTCCGACGAAACCCTCCTGGCCGGCAGCAAAGAACCTGCCCACCTGGACGGCTACGGCGAGATTCCCGCATCGATCGCGCGGCAACTCGTCCGCGACGCGCTAGCCGAGGACGTACGAGTTACCCTCCGAAAGCTCTACGCGGAACCATCCTCGGGAGCACTCACTGCGATGGAATCGAAATCGCGGACCTTCCCGACTGCGTTGGCCCGACTCATCGACCTCAGGGACCGTAGATGCCGGACTCCGTGGTGCGATGCTCCAATTCGCCACCGCGACCACATCCGATCGTTCGCCCGCGGGGGCAAGACCACCGCGAACAACGGTGCCGGGCTGTGCGCAGCGTGCAACCATGCGAAGGAAGCCGATGGCTGGGAGTCGGGACCTCGGCCGAAATCGAAAGGCGTGGTCCACGTCTACGACTTCGAAACTCCGACCGGTCACGCTTACAGCTCGGAGGCACCGCGAATGCCGGTTGCACGCCGCTACTCGTCGTTCTTCGAACACGAACTCACTTTGAACATGACGGCAGCGTGA
- a CDS encoding ISL3 family transposase: MRVSTAFNRLLQIPGASVSDVSITDSSVEVVLRRRARRSKCPCGYTTAASYDQAPRRWRHLDFGRHKVWLVYSIHRIECPTCGVRTEDVPWARPRARHTRDFEDTVLWLVTRTDRTSVSTLMRCAWRTVTSIVTRAVDALIDSRRLDRLYRIGVDEICYRHPHKYLTIVGDHDTGKVVYIAEGRGRESFSEFFEQQSARERGAVQVVSMDGSPAFRAAAEHHVPRARQCMDPFHVMQWVNRALDRVFSDAASVRRTLTMQAPQWRKARTALRLGKNRLTKTHKSLLRTVITADTEVGTAWRLKEQFRDLYRKVAPPNAARYLRRWIEEARSCGIIAFVQLARMIEKKAEAICAAIELGISNALIEGINSKIRLINARGYGHHSAESLKAMIYLNLGGIEVKLPTQT, translated from the coding sequence GTGCGCGTCAGTACTGCATTTAACCGTCTGCTTCAGATTCCCGGTGCATCGGTATCGGATGTGTCGATCACAGATAGCTCCGTCGAGGTCGTGTTGCGGCGTCGTGCGCGGCGGTCGAAGTGTCCGTGCGGGTACACCACTGCCGCATCGTACGACCAGGCGCCCAGACGGTGGCGGCATCTCGATTTCGGTCGCCACAAGGTGTGGCTGGTCTACTCGATCCACCGAATAGAGTGCCCGACCTGCGGCGTTCGAACCGAGGACGTGCCGTGGGCAAGGCCGAGAGCACGACACACGCGGGACTTCGAAGACACAGTGCTGTGGCTGGTGACGCGTACCGATCGCACCTCGGTCTCGACGTTGATGCGCTGTGCGTGGCGTACGGTCACCTCCATCGTCACGCGGGCGGTCGATGCGTTGATCGATTCGCGTCGGCTCGACAGGCTGTATCGGATCGGTGTCGACGAAATCTGCTATCGGCATCCGCACAAGTACCTCACCATCGTCGGCGATCACGACACCGGCAAGGTCGTGTACATCGCCGAGGGCCGAGGGCGTGAGTCGTTTTCGGAATTTTTCGAGCAACAGTCCGCCCGGGAACGAGGCGCGGTGCAGGTGGTGTCGATGGACGGGTCTCCGGCTTTCCGGGCCGCCGCCGAACATCACGTCCCGCGCGCCCGCCAATGCATGGATCCCTTTCATGTCATGCAGTGGGTCAACCGTGCTCTGGACCGAGTGTTCTCCGATGCGGCGTCGGTTCGTCGTACGTTGACGATGCAGGCGCCCCAATGGCGCAAGGCTCGAACAGCGTTGCGGCTGGGTAAGAATCGGCTGACCAAGACTCACAAGTCGCTGCTGCGAACGGTCATCACTGCCGACACCGAAGTCGGGACTGCGTGGCGTTTGAAGGAACAGTTCCGCGATCTCTACCGCAAGGTCGCTCCCCCCAATGCCGCGCGTTACTTACGGCGTTGGATCGAGGAAGCGCGGTCCTGCGGGATCATCGCGTTCGTACAACTGGCCCGCATGATCGAGAAGAAAGCGGAGGCGATCTGTGCGGCAATCGAGCTAGGCATTTCGAATGCTCTCATCGAGGGAATCAACTCGAAGATCAGGCTG